The genome window GTTGAATGAGTTGTTTGAGAAGGTCTATTATTCTTATGAGATTAAAATAATGAAGCCGTCTCCGGATATCTACCAGTATGTTTTGAACGATGCCGGTCTGGTAGCGGAAGAAACTGTGTTCTTGGATGATAATGCGGATAACATCCGTTCGGCGGCTGAGTTAGGTATTCAGGCGGTACACGTACAACCGCCGCTGACGATTCTTGATTATCTGCGTGATGAACCCACGAACGAAGACGCTTCTAGTGCAGGTTAGCCTGGCTATCTTAACGCTTATTACAACAACACTGGCCGGTACAGAATGGATGACCGGCCGCTTTTTTATTGACCCGGAGTCGAACCTGGGCTGGCCTGATTTCCTGGCGGGTTTGCAATACTCCCTGCCATTGCTGGGTATTCTGACCGTTCATGAGTTTGGGCATTACTTCACGGCCAGAATGCACCAGGTTCGGGTAACATTGCCGTATTATATTCCGCTCTGGATTGGCATTGGGCAGAGCTTTGGAACGCTGGGTGCCTTTATCCGCATTCAGGATTACATCAGTAGCCGGAAGAAATACTTCGATATTGGGATTGCCGGGCCGCTGGCAGGCTTTGTGGCCGCTCTTGGGGTACTGTGGTATGGTTTTACCCATCTGCCCCCGCCCGAGCACATTTTTACCATTCACCCCGATTGGCAGCAGTACGGCCTGGACTACCCGGCCCACGTCTACAAAAACCTGCCCCCCGACAGTTTAATGTCGTTCGGTGACAACCTGATTTTCTGGTTTTTCAAGAATTACGTCGCCGATCCGGCCTTGCTGCCGCATCCCTACGAGATGATTCACTACCCGTTTCTGCTGGCTGGTTATTTCTCGCTTTTCTTTACCGCTCTGAATCTAATGCCCATCGGTCAACTGGATGGGGGGCATATTTTGTACGGGCTGATTGGTCGGCGCGCGTTCCGGCAGGTTGCACCCGTGTTGTTCATTGGGTTCATGTTTTACGCGGGCATCGGTTTTTTCAAGCCGTCGGACTTTGCCACCGGCAACGACGTGCGTTTTATGGATCAGTTGTGGAAGCTAGGGTTTTATATCTTTGCGCTGTATCTGGCCTGCATCCGCATTAATGATGATCGCGTGACAGGCTTGCTAATTGCATTGAGTGTGGTAGCGGGCCAATTCCTCATCGGTTATCTACGCCCTGATTGGGAGGGTTATCCTAATTTTTTATTATTTATTTTCATTTTAGGGAGATTTTTGGGTATTTATCACCCAGATACGGAAGAAGACAAGCCGCTGGATACAAAACGCAAAGTATTAGGCTGGCTGGCATTGGTGGTATTTATCCTCTGTTTTAGTCCCAAGCCGTTTATATTTTCCTAACTCCATACATATGTTTTCTGCATTTGCACGCTGGCTATTTGCACAAAGAGGCTGGAAAGTGCTCGGACCTCGACCAACTGTACCCAAAGGTATCTGGGTTATTGCGCCGCATAATTCAAATTGGGACTTTCCAGTTGGTGTTGGCGCACGGGCCGAATTGCGAATCTGGATTCAGTATCTGGCCAAGAAAGAGTTGTTTTCGTGGTATGCTGGCTGGCTTTTTCGGCTGTTAGGGGGCAAACCCGTGGATCGGAGCCGAGCAAATAACTTGGTCGATGCAGTGGTGGATGTATTGAATCAGCACGACCGCCTGCACATTTGCATCACACCAGAAGGCACGCGCAGCAACGTGAGCAAACTGAAAACGGGCTTCTACTACATGGCCCTTAAATCGGGGGCGCCTTTGATCTTAACTGGCTTCGATTATCCCCGAAAGGCGGTTGTACTGAGCGAACCTTTGTATATGACTGGCGATTTTGAAGCGGATATTCGGCTAGTATACGATTTTTTCAGTCGCGTTCAGGGAAAGCGCAAAGACTGGCTCAAACGGTACGAAGAGACAGGGAGTATTAACTAAGCTCTCAATAGGAGAAGAAAAGAACTTACAAGCCAAATACAGTCCAAGCCATTTTACTGAGTACCATAAGTACGCTGATATACGACCGCTTATATCCGAACGAAGCTGCTTTTTCGCGCCGCCAGAAGAGTTCTTGCTTACGCCCCAAAAAAAGAACGTAATTATCAAACGTACGGCCAACCCCCAGGCTATCTTTCCGATCTACCTTATTCGTCTGAGTAAGGTGATCCAAGAACGCAAATGCTTCTTTCTCTGAGCTATGATAGATAATCGTATTATTGCCTGCGTGGTGGTGAATGGTGTAAAAAGCGTTCATAATTGCGCTGCGGTTAGTAGCACAAAGGTGAAAAATTGAGTGATTCTGCTCGTTAAATATGACTTAAAAATAGATTAATAATTTTTAATCTTCTAATAGTTCAATTTATTGAAATAGGGGATGAGTTAAGTTAGCGTGCTTCTTGGGCATATTTCACCATCAATTCACCAGCCCGATCAGAAGCACCGGGGCCACCAACAATCTGTTGCAAGCGGGCATAATCCGCTAACTGGCTTTGTCGGTTCTGTCCGTTTATTAAAATTTTACTCAGTTCAGTACGAATATTCGCTGGATTTAAATCATTTTGAATTAGCTCTTTCACCGCCTCTTTATTAAGAATGAGGTTAACGAGAGAAATATGATCAACCGCAATAAGCTGTCTGGCAATAAGGTAAGAAATCGTACCTGTGCGGTAGCAAACTACCTGCGGCACATGGAGCAAAGCCGTTTCCAGCGTAGCCGTTCCAGAGGTGACCAAGGCCGCTTCAGCAATTGAAAGCAGGTTGTAGGCATCGTCGGTGATGACTGGAATATTCGGGTAGGCGGCTAAATGCTGTTGGTAGAGACTTGAAGGAAGGTTGCTAACTCCTGCGACAACAAACTGATAATTAACAAATTCCTTGCAGGCTGATAGCATCAGAGGAAGCATTCCTTCAACTTCCTGCTTACGACTCCCCGGTAACAAAGCAATAACGGGGCGGTTGGAAATTTTGGCAAACTGTTCCCGGAAGGCAGGATCGGGCTGGAAAGCGGCGATGGCGTCCATCAGCGGATTGCCTACATAATCCACTTGATAGGCGTACTTCTGAAAAAAGTCCACTTCAAAAGGAAGGATAACAAACAGGCGATCTACCAGGGCTTTGATTTTCAGGGCACGTTTCTGGTTCCAGGCCCAGACTTTTGGTGAAATGTAATAAAAAACCCGAATGCCATGCCGCTTGGCAAAACGAGCCATGCGCAGGTTAAAGCCCGCATAATCGATCAAAATAAGCACATCGGGGCGGTGTTGGAGCAAGTCGCGTTCGCAATCCCGAAAGTTGCGGCGAATCGTGCTTAAATTTTGCACGACTTCCAAAAAACCCATAAAAGCCATTTCCCGGTAATGGCGCACTAAAACAGCCCCGGCTGCCTGCATTTGCTCGCCGCCCCAGGCCCGGAACGTTGCCGATGAATCATGGCGACGAATAGCCTGAATGAGGTTGCTTCCGTGTAGATCGCCAGAGCGCTCACCGGCAATGAGATAATAGGTCATGGATGCTTATTCTCCGTAATAATCGACGTAATTTTTAGGGGTTTCAATAAGCCGGATGCGATACAGGCGAGATTCGGTCACTTTGCTAAGGGCGCGTTCCAGAATTTTCCAGATCTCCATAACGAAAATCTCGCACGAAGCCATCTTGCCCTGCATGAAATCGACGTCCAGGTTCAGGTTTTTATGATCTACCTTATCAATTATTTCACTTTTGATCAGATCGCCTAACAATTTAAGGTCAATGACAAAGCCTGTTTCTGGGTTAGGCTCCCCCTTCACCGTCACGATCAGCTCAAAATTATGACCGTGCCAGTTGGTGTTGGCGCAAAGGCCAAAAACTTCCTTATTTTTTTCCTCAGACCACATCGGGTTGTAAAGCCGGTGTGCCGCATTAAAATGCTCTTTCCGTGTAACGTAAACCATATTGATAGCGCCAAAAGTAGAAAACAACCCGTAATCAACTTTCAGCTGTTAAAGCGCAACTTTTTTGCAAAATTACGCCAAAGTGCTTCTTAAAAAAATCCTTGATCAGACAGACGGCTGCTTTTTGAATCAGATGAGAATCTAATGGATTTCTAATTAAATTTGTAGGTAAATATTGAAAAAATACTATTTTTTCGTAAAAACGTGGATAGTCTATTGCATTTATTTATCCTAATTTTACACCCTGTTAACTTAAGATTAACAGCTAATACGTAAGAACTATCGAATACTTTCAAGAATATATTGCTCAATTTTAAGGTAGTATGATTATCGTTACGGGCGCTGCAGGTTTTATCGGGAGTGGTTTGATCTCTCGGCTAAATCAGGAAAATTTCAATTTTATCATCGCCGTCGATGATTTTTCGCAGACCGAGAAGCTGCCTAATCTCGAAGGAAAACGCATTCAGGAGCGCGTAGACCGGGAGCAGTTCTTTGACTGGCTCGATCAAAATTATTACGAAGTTGAGTTTATCTTCCACATCGGAGCCCGCACCGACACCACCGAATTTGATCGCCGAATTCTAGAACATCTGAACGTTTCGTATTCCAAGAAAATCTGGCAAAAATGCATAGATTACCAAATTCCGCTGGTTTACGCTTCATCAGCAGCTACCTACGGACTTGGTGAATTGGGGTATGACGACAACGAACAGCTTGTTCCGCAGCTCAAGCCACTGAATCCCTACGGTGTTTCTAAAAACGAATTTGACATCTGGGCGCTGGAGCAGGAGAAAAAGCCGTTTTTCTGGGCAGGACTGAAGTTTTTCAATGTCTACGGGCCCAATGAGTACCATAAAAACCGCATGGCGTCGGTGATTTTTCACGCCTACAACCAAATTCGCCAGCAGGGATCAATGAAGCTGTTTCGTTCGCATCATCCTAATTTTCAGGACGGCGAGCAAATGCGCGATTTCGTTTACGTAAAAGATGTCATTAACGTGTGTCTGTTTTTGATGCATCACCGCCGCAACTCCGGTATCTACAACCTCGGTAGTGGCAAAGCCCGGACGTTTATCGACTTGGCGCAGGCCACTTTCCAGGCGATGGATGTAACGCCGCAAATTTCCTTTGTGGATACTCCCGAAGATATTCGCGACAAATACCAGTATTTCACCCAGGCTAGTATGAGCAAACTCCGATCAATTGGGTATACAAAGCCTTTTTGCACATTGGAAGAAGGAATTCAGGATTATGTGCAAAACTACCTGGTGACAGAAACTTACTTATAAATTGCCCTAATTAGGATGCTGAAGCGGAAGCCGGGTGAGTAATCATCCGGCTTCTTTTTGAAAAAAATTGATTTAAACATTTGTTTAAATCAATTTTAAACCATTACCTTTGTAGCAGGTTAGAAAGTTATGGCAGAAGAAGTAGATACCGAATCGAAGATTAAAGAGGCCGCCAAGAAAGTTTTTTTGGCGCAGGGGTACGAGGGTGCTAAAATTCGGCAGATAGCGGAAGAGGCGGGCGTCAACATTGCCTTGGTGAATTATTATTTTCGCAGCAAAGACCAGCTATTTAAAAGTATTTATATGGATGCTTTCCGGGATTTTCTGGGAAGGCTGGCCATGATGCTCGAAGAACAAGTGCCTTTAGAGGTGAAAGTTTGGAAAATCGTAGATCAATATACTGATTTTCTGATAGATAACCCGTTGATTCCTATTTTTGTCTTATCTGAATTTAGACGAGGAGAAGCCACCTTTTTTAAAGATATTGACGTGAAAGGCATCATTGCTACGTCGTATTTTACGAAACAGCTGGCCGACGAAGCCGCCAAAGGAACAATCCGGTCCATCCAGCCTTTGCAGGTAATTTTTACGATTATAGGCAATATCGTTTTCCCTATTTTGGCTAAACCCGTGCTCTCGTATGTAGGCACACTTGATGAGACCGGCTTTCGGCAATTCATGGAAGAAAGAAAGCGATTAGTACCCGAAATGGTTATGGCTTACCTGAGGCAGGTGTAATTTTTTTGCCCTTTAATTAAACAAATGTTTAAAACAACAATGTAATGTATCATGAAGAAGTACCTGATCTGTTTGCTTTGGCTGCTCTGGTTGCCCACACAGGGACAGCCAATTATAACGCTGGAGCAATGTTACACGGCCGTGCGGGAAACGTACCCGTTAACAAAACAAAAGGCCCTTATTCAGCAGTCGGGAGAACTGGCGGTTGCTAGTCTGGCGACGAACCGCCGGTTGCCGCAACTAGCTCTAAACGGACAGGCAACCTGGCAATCGGAAGTAACGCAGTTGCCGATTGAACTGCCCAATCTGGTTATTCCTACGCTCAGCAAAGACCAGTACAAGCTGGCCCTCGATGCGAGTTATGCACTCTACGACGGAAATCTCACCCGTTTGCAAACCGCGTTGCAGCAAGCGACCACGGCAACTGCCCAGCAGCAGATCGATGTCGAATTACACAAGGTTAAGGATCAGGTAAACGGCTTGTTTCTTCAGGCGCTACTCACCGACGAGAACCTGCGATTGACCCAAATCATGCTGGAAGAGCTTCACAATCGTACGGAAAAAATAAAAGCCAGTGTTCGTTTCGGTACGGCCTCCCAGATGAATCTCGATGGGTTACAAGCTGAAGCGCTCCGCTCCGAGCAGCGGCTGGCCGAGTTGACGGCTGCCCGTCGGGGACTGCGTGATGCCCTGAGCCTGCTGACGAACCTATCCATTGATGATAGCACGCGGCTCGTGGTGGAGGAAAACCCTCTGGCGATTAAATCCAATCAACCCGTTAACCGGCCTGAACTAAAACTTTATGACGCCCAGAGGTCCTTGTATGCAGCACAGCTGGCGCTAACCGATACTAAATTTCGTCCGCGATTAAGTTTGTTCGGTCAGGGTGGAGCTGGGCGACCAGCCTTGAATTTTCTGAATAACGATTTCCGGGGCTTCTTCATTGGCGGGTTGCGGTTGAGTTGGAATTTGTCGGCCGGTTACACGCTACGGAACGACCGCCAAGTAGTGGCTTTGAATCGGGAAGTGGTGGACGTCCAGCAGGCAACCTTCGAAAAAGCATTACGTATTCAGTTGCGGCAGCAGCAGACCGAAATTGAGCGTTTGCAAGCGTTGCTGGACAAAGACGGGACTATTATTGCCTTGCGGGAAAAAGTGCGGAAAGCCGCCGCCGCGCAACTGGACAACGGGGCCATTGCGGCTCGCGACTACACCACCGAGCTAAACAACGAAAACCAGGCCTTGCTCAACCAGAAATTCCATGAACTGCAACTGCTACTGGCGCGGGTGCAGTACCGGACACTAACCGGAAATTAAGCTAATTTTTAGAAAGTAAACATTCGATCAAACTCATTGAAGAGATACCATGAACGCAAAATGGATGCTGGCCGGTCTGGTGATAATACTGACTGCCTGCCAACAAGAAGAAACCAAGTCGGATGCCTACGGCAATTTTGAAGCCGTCGAAACCATCGTTTCGGCGGAAGCCACTGGAGCTTTGCAGCGCTTCGACGTAGAGGAAGGCCAAACCCTTCAGGCGGGCCAGGTTGTAGGCCAGGTTGATACCGAACAATTACAGCTACGGAAGGCGCAACTGCTGGCCAGTGAGCAAGCCGTGCGGAGCCGGACGCCCAATGTATCGGCTCAATTATCGGCTTATGGGCAGCAAATCGCGGTGCAGGAACAGCAGCTTCGGACGCTTCAACGCGAAAAAGAGCGCACCCAAAACCTGATTGCGGCGGGGGCCGCGCCCACCAAACAGCTAGACGATATCGAAGCGCAAATGGCGGTTATGGAGCGGCAAATTGCCCTCATCAAGCAACAGCGGAGCGCCCAGGCATCGGCTTTGGGGACGCAACGGAGCGGAACCGTGGCCGAAACGGCGCCCCTGGCCCAGCAAGTAAAGCAGTTGGACGATCAGATCAAAAAATCATCCATCGTCAATCCGGTTGCTGGAACCCTAACGGTGAAGTACGCCGAACCCGGCGAGGTGGTCAGTTACGGCAAGCCTTTGTACAAAGTAGCCACGCTGGATACCATCACGCTTCGGGCGTACGTCAGTGGCGATCAACTGGTGAATGTGCGGGTTGGACAAAACGTGCAGGTACTAGTCGATGCGCCCGACAATCAGTTAAAGCCTTACGAGGGAACCGTGCGCTGGATTGCGAGCAAGGCGGAGTTTACGCCCAAAGTGATCCAGACCAAAGACGAGCGGGTGAATCTAGTCTACGCGCTGAAGATTCAGGTGAAAAATGACGGCGGCTTGAAAATTGGAATGCCCGGCGAAGTGCGGTTTCAGGCGGCAGTAAACAAGCAGTAGATGGCTACGGAAACCATTTTTGTTGAGGGAGTTTCGAAGACGTTCGGGGAAACCAAGGCGGTGCAGGACGTCTCGCTATCGATTGAGGCCGGCGAACTGTTCGGGCTAATCGGACCGGATGGAGCGGGAAAAACGACCTTGTTTAAAATGCTCGTCACCCTGCTGCGGCCCGATGCGGGGCGGGCAATGGTGGCTGGGTACGATGTGGTTCGGGATTACCGCCAGTTGCGTACGCACATTGGCTACATGCCGGGGCGTTTTTCGCTGTATCCTGACCTGAGTATTCGGGAAAACCTGGATTTTTTTGCGACCGTATTCGGCACGACCATCGAAGCAAATTATGAGCTGATCCGGGATATTTACGTCCAGCTTGAGCCGTTCAAAAATCGGCGGGCGGGGGCTTTGTCGGGCGGAATGAAACAGAAACTGGCGCTTTGTTGCGCGCTGATTCACAAGCCAAAAGTGCTTTTTCTGGATGAACCAACAACCGGTGTGGATGCGGTTTCGCGCAAGGAATTCTGGGAAATGCTGCACCGCCTGAAAACGCGCGGTCTGACCATGCTGGTTTCGACGCCGTACATGGACGAGGCCAGTTTGTGCGACCGGGTGGCCCTGATTCAAACGGGGCGGATTCTAGCCATTGATACCCCAAAGGGAATAGAAAACAGTTTTGCCCGACCACTCTACGCCGTGCGGGCCGACGAAACGTATCGGCTGATTCAGGATTTGCGGCAGGCCCCCTTTACCGTAACCTGCTACGCTTTTGGCGAGTACCTGCACCTGACCACGAACGAGGGCATAAGCCCCGGCGAAATCAGGGTTTATCTGGACAATCGGCAGCACCGTAATCTTGACGTAAAGCCGATTCGGGCGGGCATAGAAGATAGTTTTATGGCACTGATGCACGATGAATAAGGCAGTTGTTATCAACAAATTAACCAAACGGTTCGGCGACTTCATTGCGACGAACGAGATCACGTTTGAGGTCGGGCAAGGCGAGATTTTTGGGTTTTTAGGGGCCAATGGAGCCGGAAAAACCACCGCCATCCGCATGCTGTGCGGGTTGCTTAAACCCACGTCCGGGGAAGCCACCATTGCGGGCTTCGACGTTTACCGGCAGACTGAGCAAATCAAGCAGGTCATTGGCTACATGAGCCAGCGATTTTCCCTGTACGAAGACCTGAGCGTTCGGGAAAACATTCGGTTCTACGGCGGAATCTACGGCTTAAATCGTGCTGAACTGCGGGAAAAATCGGCACAGATCATCCAGCAATTGGGATTGGAGAGCGTAGCGGATAAACTCGTTGTTTCCCTGCCGCTGGGCTGGAAACAACGCCTGGCTTTTTCGGTGGCTTTGCTCCACAATCCAAAAATCGTGTTTCTGGACGAGCCAACGGGCGGGGTTGACCCCATCACCAGACGCCAGTTCTGGGACATGATTTACGAAGCGGCCAACCGGGGAACCACCATTTTTGTCACTACCCACTACATGGACGAAGCCGAGTACTGCAACCGCGTCTCGATCATGGTCGATGGCCGAATCAAGGCGCTGGACACACCCGGCGGTCTGAAAAAAACGTATGGCGTTGATTCTATGGACGCAGTGTTCCAGATTCTGGCGCGGGGCACTTCCACCAAGTAGGACGAAACAACAAAAACATGAAACGCTTTCTCGCTTTTGTCAAAAAAGAATTTTTCCACATCCTGCGCGACCGGCGAACGCTGCTGATTCTGTTCGGGTTGCCGTTTGTTCAGGTGATTTTATTTGGTTTTGCGCTGACAAATGAGATCAAAAACGCCAAAATCGCGCTGCTGGATTATGACCACGGTCAGCACAGCCGCCAGCTCACGGACCGGCTCTTATCGTCGGGCTATTTTCAGGTGGCGGAAAATCTGCAATCGTATAAAGAGTTGGAGGCCGCTTTCCGGCGGGGTGTGGTGAAAATGGCCATCGTGTTTCCGGCCAACTTTACCAACGATTATACCCACGGCAAACAAGCACAAATTCAACTCCTGGCCGACGCCTCGGAGCAGAACACGGCAATCAGCCTGACTAATTACGCCACGGCCATTATTCAGGACTACTTGCGTGAACAAACTGGCGCGGTTCAGGCGCTCCCCTTGGCAATTGACATTCAGACCCGAATGGTGTTCAACCCAGAGCTGAAAGGGGCGTTTGTGTTTGTGCCGGGCGTGATGGCGCTAGTGTTGCTGCTGGTGTCGGCCCTGATGACCTCGGTGACTATTGCCCGCGAAAAAGAAACCGGTACGATGGAAGTGCTGATGGTATCGCCCCTGACGCAATTGCAGATTCTGTTCGGAAAAGTATTGCCTTACTTGCTGATGTCGTTTTTGAACGGCTGTCTGATCATTGCGCTGGGCGTCTGGCTGTTGGGTGTGCCGATGCAGGGCAGCTTGCTCTTGCTGCTGGCCGAAACGCTGCTGTTCATTTTCCTGGCGTTGTCGATTGGTATTCTGATTTCCACGCTGGCGGAGACGCAGTTGGTGGCCATGTTTGCCTCGCTGGTCATTATGCTGCTGCCCACCATCTTTCTGTCCGGGTTTATTTTTCCGGTGGAAAGCATGCCCCGACCCCTGCAACTTATT of Tellurirhabdus bombi contains these proteins:
- a CDS encoding site-2 protease family protein, producing MNPRTKTLLVQVSLAILTLITTTLAGTEWMTGRFFIDPESNLGWPDFLAGLQYSLPLLGILTVHEFGHYFTARMHQVRVTLPYYIPLWIGIGQSFGTLGAFIRIQDYISSRKKYFDIGIAGPLAGFVAALGVLWYGFTHLPPPEHIFTIHPDWQQYGLDYPAHVYKNLPPDSLMSFGDNLIFWFFKNYVADPALLPHPYEMIHYPFLLAGYFSLFFTALNLMPIGQLDGGHILYGLIGRRAFRQVAPVLFIGFMFYAGIGFFKPSDFATGNDVRFMDQLWKLGFYIFALYLACIRINDDRVTGLLIALSVVAGQFLIGYLRPDWEGYPNFLLFIFILGRFLGIYHPDTEEDKPLDTKRKVLGWLALVVFILCFSPKPFIFS
- a CDS encoding 1-acyl-sn-glycerol-3-phosphate acyltransferase; this translates as MFSAFARWLFAQRGWKVLGPRPTVPKGIWVIAPHNSNWDFPVGVGARAELRIWIQYLAKKELFSWYAGWLFRLLGGKPVDRSRANNLVDAVVDVLNQHDRLHICITPEGTRSNVSKLKTGFYYMALKSGAPLILTGFDYPRKAVVLSEPLYMTGDFEADIRLVYDFFSRVQGKRKDWLKRYEETGSIN
- the lpxB gene encoding lipid-A-disaccharide synthase; protein product: MTYYLIAGERSGDLHGSNLIQAIRRHDSSATFRAWGGEQMQAAGAVLVRHYREMAFMGFLEVVQNLSTIRRNFRDCERDLLQHRPDVLILIDYAGFNLRMARFAKRHGIRVFYYISPKVWAWNQKRALKIKALVDRLFVILPFEVDFFQKYAYQVDYVGNPLMDAIAAFQPDPAFREQFAKISNRPVIALLPGSRKQEVEGMLPLMLSACKEFVNYQFVVAGVSNLPSSLYQQHLAAYPNIPVITDDAYNLLSIAEAALVTSGTATLETALLHVPQVVCYRTGTISYLIARQLIAVDHISLVNLILNKEAVKELIQNDLNPANIRTELSKILINGQNRQSQLADYARLQQIVGGPGASDRAGELMVKYAQEAR
- a CDS encoding 6-pyruvoyl trahydropterin synthase family protein → MVYVTRKEHFNAAHRLYNPMWSEEKNKEVFGLCANTNWHGHNFELIVTVKGEPNPETGFVIDLKLLGDLIKSEIIDKVDHKNLNLDVDFMQGKMASCEIFVMEIWKILERALSKVTESRLYRIRLIETPKNYVDYYGE
- the rfaD gene encoding ADP-glyceromanno-heptose 6-epimerase, whose product is MIIVTGAAGFIGSGLISRLNQENFNFIIAVDDFSQTEKLPNLEGKRIQERVDREQFFDWLDQNYYEVEFIFHIGARTDTTEFDRRILEHLNVSYSKKIWQKCIDYQIPLVYASSAATYGLGELGYDDNEQLVPQLKPLNPYGVSKNEFDIWALEQEKKPFFWAGLKFFNVYGPNEYHKNRMASVIFHAYNQIRQQGSMKLFRSHHPNFQDGEQMRDFVYVKDVINVCLFLMHHRRNSGIYNLGSGKARTFIDLAQATFQAMDVTPQISFVDTPEDIRDKYQYFTQASMSKLRSIGYTKPFCTLEEGIQDYVQNYLVTETYL
- a CDS encoding TetR/AcrR family transcriptional regulator, which codes for MAEEVDTESKIKEAAKKVFLAQGYEGAKIRQIAEEAGVNIALVNYYFRSKDQLFKSIYMDAFRDFLGRLAMMLEEQVPLEVKVWKIVDQYTDFLIDNPLIPIFVLSEFRRGEATFFKDIDVKGIIATSYFTKQLADEAAKGTIRSIQPLQVIFTIIGNIVFPILAKPVLSYVGTLDETGFRQFMEERKRLVPEMVMAYLRQV
- a CDS encoding TolC family protein, whose product is MKKYLICLLWLLWLPTQGQPIITLEQCYTAVRETYPLTKQKALIQQSGELAVASLATNRRLPQLALNGQATWQSEVTQLPIELPNLVIPTLSKDQYKLALDASYALYDGNLTRLQTALQQATTATAQQQIDVELHKVKDQVNGLFLQALLTDENLRLTQIMLEELHNRTEKIKASVRFGTASQMNLDGLQAEALRSEQRLAELTAARRGLRDALSLLTNLSIDDSTRLVVEENPLAIKSNQPVNRPELKLYDAQRSLYAAQLALTDTKFRPRLSLFGQGGAGRPALNFLNNDFRGFFIGGLRLSWNLSAGYTLRNDRQVVALNREVVDVQQATFEKALRIQLRQQQTEIERLQALLDKDGTIIALREKVRKAAAAQLDNGAIAARDYTTELNNENQALLNQKFHELQLLLARVQYRTLTGN
- a CDS encoding HlyD family secretion protein, which produces MNAKWMLAGLVIILTACQQEETKSDAYGNFEAVETIVSAEATGALQRFDVEEGQTLQAGQVVGQVDTEQLQLRKAQLLASEQAVRSRTPNVSAQLSAYGQQIAVQEQQLRTLQREKERTQNLIAAGAAPTKQLDDIEAQMAVMERQIALIKQQRSAQASALGTQRSGTVAETAPLAQQVKQLDDQIKKSSIVNPVAGTLTVKYAEPGEVVSYGKPLYKVATLDTITLRAYVSGDQLVNVRVGQNVQVLVDAPDNQLKPYEGTVRWIASKAEFTPKVIQTKDERVNLVYALKIQVKNDGGLKIGMPGEVRFQAAVNKQ
- a CDS encoding ABC transporter ATP-binding protein gives rise to the protein MATETIFVEGVSKTFGETKAVQDVSLSIEAGELFGLIGPDGAGKTTLFKMLVTLLRPDAGRAMVAGYDVVRDYRQLRTHIGYMPGRFSLYPDLSIRENLDFFATVFGTTIEANYELIRDIYVQLEPFKNRRAGALSGGMKQKLALCCALIHKPKVLFLDEPTTGVDAVSRKEFWEMLHRLKTRGLTMLVSTPYMDEASLCDRVALIQTGRILAIDTPKGIENSFARPLYAVRADETYRLIQDLRQAPFTVTCYAFGEYLHLTTNEGISPGEIRVYLDNRQHRNLDVKPIRAGIEDSFMALMHDE
- a CDS encoding ABC transporter ATP-binding protein, which encodes MNKAVVINKLTKRFGDFIATNEITFEVGQGEIFGFLGANGAGKTTAIRMLCGLLKPTSGEATIAGFDVYRQTEQIKQVIGYMSQRFSLYEDLSVRENIRFYGGIYGLNRAELREKSAQIIQQLGLESVADKLVVSLPLGWKQRLAFSVALLHNPKIVFLDEPTGGVDPITRRQFWDMIYEAANRGTTIFVTTHYMDEAEYCNRVSIMVDGRIKALDTPGGLKKTYGVDSMDAVFQILARGTSTK
- a CDS encoding ABC transporter permease, with product MKRFLAFVKKEFFHILRDRRTLLILFGLPFVQVILFGFALTNEIKNAKIALLDYDHGQHSRQLTDRLLSSGYFQVAENLQSYKELEAAFRRGVVKMAIVFPANFTNDYTHGKQAQIQLLADASEQNTAISLTNYATAIIQDYLREQTGAVQALPLAIDIQTRMVFNPELKGAFVFVPGVMALVLLLVSALMTSVTIAREKETGTMEVLMVSPLTQLQILFGKVLPYLLMSFLNGCLIIALGVWLLGVPMQGSLLLLLAETLLFIFLALSIGILISTLAETQLVAMFASLVIMLLPTIFLSGFIFPVESMPRPLQLISSIIPAKYFIAIVKGIMIKGVGLTYLWKETLTLLTISLVLTGLSLRNLKTRLA